The following are encoded together in the Kwoniella europaea PYCC6329 chromosome 1, complete sequence genome:
- a CDS encoding long-chain 3-oxoacyl-CoA reductase, translated as MVADTIHVHSHLAGHPAYHFLGHDIVLDVPIPALILSAVGAAFLLRYTLSFFRLILELTILPGKNVMRYQARDGKTWALVTGCTGGIGLEFARQLAKNKFNVVLVGRRKTALDEVAQELESKYGVETKSFVVDVATPGSARDEALTQIELFSKSNDLGVLINNVGASHLMPVPFAETDRTEMTQIIETNINWTIFLTRAVIPSMIARSSSRGSPKSLIMTIGSLSGRIPSPLLATYSGTKAALSTWTKALAKEVEKKGVEVELVQAAFVVSNMSKIRRSSALVPTPRNFVQSVLSTFGQPRGAQGRPYERTPFWTHAFLDYAVGFAGYLSEVSGIKVIDKMHKDIRKRAIRKYQREKEREGKSE; from the exons ATGGTAGCAGATACAATCCATGTCCACAGCCATCTCGCAGGTCATCCAGCCTACCACTTCTTGGGACACGACATAG TCCTCGACGTTCCTATTCCAGCATTGATCCTCTCTGCAGTCGGAGCAGCCTTCCTTTTAAGATACACCTTATCATTCTTCAGACTGATCCTCGAATTGACAATTCTTCCAGGTAAAAAT GTTATGAGATACCAAGCGAGAGATGGGAAGACTTGGGCATTGGTAACTGGATGTACAGGTGGAATAGGTCTGGAATTCGCCAGACAACTAGCCAAAAATAAATTCAATGTCGTATTGGTAGGAAGGAGAAAAACAGCATTGGATGAAGTCGCTCAAGAACTTG AGAGTAAATATGGTGTCGAAACCAAATCCTTCGTGGTGGACGTCGCTACTCCCGGCTCAGCACGAGACGAAGCTTTGACTCAAATTGAATTATTCTCAAAATCGAATGATCTCGGTGTACTAA TCAATAACGTCGGTGCTTCTCATCTTATGCCCGTTCCATTCGCCGAGACCGACCGAACAGAGATGACTCAAATTATCGAAACT AATATCAACTGGACAATCTTCCTTACTCGAGCTGTCATCCCATCTATGATCGCCCGATCATCCTCTCGTGGTTCACCCAAATCGTTAATTATGACTATCGGTTCATTGTCAGGTAGAATCCCTTCACCTCTTTTGGCTACTTATTCAGGAACCAAAGCTGCTTTGTCAACTTGGACGAAAGCTTTGGCtaaggaggtggagaagaaaggtgtgGAGGTGGAATTGGTCCAGGCTGCGTTCGTT GTCTCAAACATGTCCAAGATCCGACGATCATCCGCACTCGTCCCAACCCCTCGAAACTTCGTTCAATCCGTCTTATCCACATTTGGTCAACCCCGAGGAGCGCAAGGTAGACCATACGAAAGAACTCCCTTCTGGACTCATGCATTCTTGGACTACGCCGTTGGATTTGCGGGTTATCTGAGTGAAGTGTCGGGTATCAAGGTGATTGATAAGATGCATAAGGATATTAGGAAGAGGGCGATTAGGAAGTAtcagagagagaaggagcGAGAGGGGAAGAGCGAGTAG
- a CDS encoding tRNA pseudouridine(38-40) synthase, whose amino-acid sequence MAHLANLSKEELIAKIEYLENAARSKASTIPSQNEVQPINVPIAPTASASASSSSTPTPVLGENGKPLRKHERKVLKKSDKPFSFHSHPTRHIALMISYYGWPYCGLALQPPIGGKPAVDTVESELLKALEKTKLIEEGQGLEGCGYSRCGRTDRGVSGHGQVVNLWVRSSRKRDDGGEQLPYEVGWKDARDPKEVKVKPQPTEEHVDTETGDKNDKKKNKKKEAYDTVKSPSGPILEFPYPKLLNSVLPPSIRVLAWSPLNQEFDSRFSCSYRHYKYAFHLRPTPTTPSLDLGLMSEGAGYLIGENDHRNFCKLDGSKQIKNHKRTVLKAYFETDPQTNGDRIIFNLVGTAFLWHQVRHIIAILFLIGSKLEKPAIVKDLLDVEKYPSKPIYTMGDPLPLTLHECGYEEGILDWRFGGYDGPYKSLTDQRKEELYACAMGGREGFERQLLGASQEADLRSWQVNGSLRKLQEVYGTPAKKDKKDQIIYPVGGGEVIIGMNYKKLENRPRGETPDEVNRKWRELKGRAGGRGKKYEGMDLDVEEDGGDE is encoded by the coding sequence ATGGCGCATTTAGCGAACCTGTCAAAGGAAGAATTGATAGCCAAGATCGAGTATCTCGAAAATGCAGCTCGGTCAAAGGCTTcaaccatcccatctcagAATGAGGTGCAACCAATAAATGTCCCGATAGCACCAACAGCTTCAgcctcagcttcctcctcatcaacacctACACCAGTGTTGGGTGAAAATGGTAAACCCCTTCGTAAACACGAACGCAAAGTCCTGAAGAAATCCGACAaacccttctccttccattcGCATCCTACCCGACATATCGCCCTGATGATTTCATATTACGGTTGGCCATATTGCGGATTAGCTCTCCAACCTCCCATAGGCGGTAAACCAGCTGTTGATACTGTCGAATCGGAATTACTCAAAGCGTTGGAAAAGACTAAACTTATCGAAGAGGGACAAGGGCTAGAAGGGTGTGGTTATTCAAGGTGCGGTAGGACTGATAGAGGTGTGAGTGGACATGGGCAGGTGGTTAACCTCTGGGTTAGAAGCtcgaggaagagggatgatggtggtgaacAATTGCCTTATGAAGTGGGTTGGAAAGATGCCAGAGATCCTAAAGAGGTTAAAGTGAAACCACAACCAACGGAAGAACATGTCGATACAGAAACAGGTGACAAGAATGATAAgaaaaagaacaagaagaaagaagcaTACGATACAGTCAAATCCCCTTCTGGACCAATCTTAGAATTCCCATATCCCAAATTACTAAATTCCGTTCTCCCACCTTCCATCAGAGTCTTAGCATGGTCACCTCTCAATCAAGAATTCGATTCTAGGTTCTCATGTTCTTACAGACATTACAAATATGCTTTCCACCTTCGACCAACTCCCACCACTCCTTCACTAGACTTAGGGTTAATGTCGGAAGGTGCTGGGTATCTGATAGGGGAGAATGATCATAGGAATTTCTGTAAATTAGATGGATCGAAACAGATCAAAAATCATAAACGTACAGTTCTCAAAGCATATTTCGAAACCGACCCTCAAACCAATGGAGACAGGATAATATTCAATTTAGTCGGTACAGCATTTTTATGGCATCAAGTAAGACACATAATAGCTATCTTATTCCTCATCGGATCCAAACTAGAAAAACCGGCAATAGTAAAAGATTTATTAGATGTTGAGAAATATCCTTCTAAACCTATTTACACGATGGGAGATCCCTTACCTCTGACATTACATGAATGCGGgtatgaagaaggtatactAGATTGGAGGTTTGGAGGCTATGATGGACCTTACAAATCACTTACCGAccagaggaaagaagaattatATGCATGTGCGATGGGAGGTAGAGAAGGATTTGAAAGGCAGCTTTTGGGCGCAAGTCAAGAAGCCGATTTGAGAAGTTGGCAAGTTAATGGATCATTAAGGAAGTTACAAGAAGTGTATGGTACGCCggcgaagaaggataagaaagatcAGATTATCTATCCTGTAGGAGGAGGTGAGGTGATTATAGGTATGAATTACAAGAAATTGGAGAATAGACCGAGAGGTGAAACGCCAGATGAAGTTAATAGGAAATGGAGGGAGTTGAAAGGAAGAGCAGGTGGCAGAGGTAAGAAGTATGAGGGGATGGATCtggatgtggaagaggaCGGAGGTGATGAATAG